The nucleotide window CCGCGCGTCGAAGCCCGGCTCCAGGTGAAGGTGCTCCTGTCGGGTCGCACCGTGACGGCTCAGGCGCGCGACATCTCCATGAACGGCCTGTTCCTCCAGGCCCACCCGGCGGACTCGCAGCGCGCGCTCACCATCGCCCTGCCGCTGCCGGGCGACCGGGAGCTCGTCACCATGTGCACCATCCGCCGCCGGGAAGTGGACGGCGTCGCGCTGGAATTTGGTGAGCTGGACTGGGACGACCTCATCGCCCTGGCCCGCTTCCTCCACCCTCACCTGCCGTAAGGGCCTTGCGGAGGAGCGTCAGTCCGCGGCCGAACGGGCCGTGCGCAGACGCTCCACCAGGTCCATCAGCTCCGCGCCGCGGAAGGGCTTGTGGATGTAGCCGTCCGCGCCCGCCTGCGTCGCGCTCGCCACGTCCGCCTTCTTCGCCTTCGCGGTGAGCATGTAGAGCGGCACCTTCGCCGTGGCCGGGTCGCTCTTCAGGATGCGGCACACGGAGACGCCGTCCAGCTGCGGCAGCACCACGTCCATCAGGATGAGGTGGAAGTCGCGGTCGCGGGCCAGCTTCAGGCCTTCGATGCCATTGGCCGCGCAAACCACGTCCACCGCGCCGTCGCTCAACATGGAGCGAACCAGCTCGCGGATGACGGGCTCGTCCTCAACGAGCAGGATGTGGAAGGGCGCTTGCGCGTTGCCAGCCATGTTTCCTCGGGGCCCCTCGTAGGCCATTGCCCTGGCGACGTCCAGCGAAGCGACACCTCCCGGTAGCCCCTCTGTACGAAAGCGGTCCCCCGTCGGTTTTCCACGCGGGCGGGGTCGCTCCGGCCCCGCCTAGATTTCGGCCACGCCGTCGCGCTCGGCCCAGCCCTCCAGGCCGTTGGGCAGGCGGATGCGGACGTACTTCCCCGTCTCATCCAGGAGCTGCACCTTCAGGCCGGCGTGCACCTCGAAGAGGGAGCGCCCTTCCGAGCGAGGCAGCTCCCGCGCCACCAGCGTGGGCGCCAGCACCACGGCCTCGTGCACGTTCTGGTGGACCCAGATGTGTGCCCCCAACAGCAGCGCCGCCGGCACCGCCGCCGTGAGGCAGAGCCCCGCCACCACCGCCACCGCCGTGCGCCGCATCGAGGGGAAGGCGCGCCGGAAGAGCAGCAGCGCGAAGCCCACCAGCCACGCGACGAAGAAGACCCATGCCACGGCCGCGCCATCCGTCGCCGCCACCAGCCGGGGGAGGAAGGCCTCGTCCGCGGAGGCGCCCACGACCTTGTCCACCTGCCGCGCCCTCGCCAGGGCCAGGTTGGCCTCCAGGTCCTCGGCGCGTCCGCCCTGCTTCCGGGCCTGCTCCAGCGACAGCACCGCGCGGCCCAGGTCGCCGCGGGCCAGGTGCGTGGTGCCCAGGTTGTAGAGCACGTCCGGTCCGCCGAAGCCGTGGGCGATGAGCTTCTCGTACTGGGCCTGCGCGTTGGCGTAGTCCTCGCGGCCATACGCGTCGTTGGCCTGCTGGAAGACGGCCTCCGCTTCCTCGGCGGTGTAGTAGCCCTGCGTCGCCGCGTCGCTCATCACGCCCAGCCTTCCATCACCGCCGCCGCGGTCGCCAGCACCTTGCGCCGCTCACCCGGGTCCACCCCGCCGCCGTAGCGTCCCAGGTCGCAGGCCTCCAGC belongs to Corallococcus exiguus and includes:
- a CDS encoding PilZ domain-containing protein, whose amino-acid sequence is MMNPSNGPRPNERERYHPRVEARLQVKVLLSGRTVTAQARDISMNGLFLQAHPADSQRALTIALPLPGDRELVTMCTIRRREVDGVALEFGELDWDDLIALARFLHPHLP
- a CDS encoding response regulator, which codes for MAGNAQAPFHILLVEDEPVIRELVRSMLSDGAVDVVCAANGIEGLKLARDRDFHLILMDVVLPQLDGVSVCRILKSDPATAKVPLYMLTAKAKKADVASATQAGADGYIHKPFRGAELMDLVERLRTARSAAD
- a CDS encoding SH3 domain-containing protein — protein: MSDAATQGYYTAEEAEAVFQQANDAYGREDYANAQAQYEKLIAHGFGGPDVLYNLGTTHLARGDLGRAVLSLEQARKQGGRAEDLEANLALARARQVDKVVGASADEAFLPRLVAATDGAAVAWVFFVAWLVGFALLLFRRAFPSMRRTAVAVVAGLCLTAAVPAALLLGAHIWVHQNVHEAVVLAPTLVARELPRSEGRSLFEVHAGLKVQLLDETGKYVRIRLPNGLEGWAERDGVAEI